The following nucleotide sequence is from Syntrophus gentianae.
AATCCGCTGTCCGATAAGCGGATCGACGGCATTGACGGTGACGGTTATGTGGGTCACGCCGGAATCCGCCAGGTCATCGACATATTCGGCCAGATTCAGGCCATTGGTGGAAATGCAGAGGAGCAGATCCGGGTAAGCGGCATGCACGGCGCGGATCGTTTCGAGGGTTCGTTCCGGGTCGCACAGGGGGTCTCCCGGTCCGGCGATCCCCACCACGGAGATATCCGATCTCGTTTTCAAAAGCCGATCCAGATACATCAGGGCTTCCGCTGGTTCAAAGATGCGGCTGGTCACTCCCGGACGGCTTTCGTTGGCGCAATCGTAGAGCCGGTTGCAGAAGTTGCATTGAACGTTGCAATGAGGCGCCACGGGCAGATGGACACGTCCCCAGCGTGCACTCGCGCTCCCGTAAAAGCAGGGATGCTCCGAAAGGGCCCTTCGTTCACACAGTCCACTTTGAATCATCTCATTTTCGCTTTCTGCCGAATTGAATCGCATCAACGGGGCAGGTTTTCAGACAGTCGCCACAGTTGGTGCAGTTGACTTCATCTGGACGCGTCCCCATCTCGCAGACCCGCAAACAGGCATCGCAGTCGTTGCAGGCGCTGGTCTTGAAAACCCGGAACAGGGCAATGCGCTTGACGAGCTCCAGCAGGCCGC
It contains:
- a CDS encoding radical SAM protein produces the protein MIQSGLCERRALSEHPCFYGSASARWGRVHLPVAPHCNVQCNFCNRLYDCANESRPGVTSRIFEPAEALMYLDRLLKTRSDISVVGIAGPGDPLCDPERTLETIRAVHAAYPDLLLCISTNGLNLAEYVDDLADSGVTHITVTVNAVDPLIGQRIYAWISLNSRIYRGLDAAEILLFRQQEAVAMLKRRGMMVKINSVVLPGINAGHISAIAENAADWGADVMNCIPMIPVRDTPFAGLGTPADAEMVRMRALASRHLPQMYHCRRCRADAVGLLCSKNHENV